In Pseudomonas hamedanensis, a single window of DNA contains:
- a CDS encoding PilN domain-containing protein — protein MARINLLPWREERREERRKRFLLALIGVLVGSVGAVLIADQIISAAIERQTARNDYIGKQIAQVDERIKQISELKARRQQLVERMRIIQDLQGNRQLSGRIFDQLARTLPDGVYFTDVKMVGKTLSISGAAESNNRVSELMRNLDASDWFDAPSLNEVKATSADQLEQSNTFELTVRQTQPKVGEDDR, from the coding sequence ATGGCGCGGATCAACCTTTTACCCTGGCGCGAGGAGCGCCGCGAAGAACGGCGCAAGCGCTTCCTGCTGGCCTTGATCGGCGTGCTGGTCGGCTCGGTCGGCGCGGTGCTGATCGCCGATCAGATCATCAGCGCTGCCATTGAGCGGCAAACGGCGCGCAACGACTACATCGGCAAGCAGATCGCCCAGGTCGATGAGCGCATCAAGCAGATCAGCGAACTCAAGGCGCGCCGTCAGCAACTGGTCGAACGCATGCGCATCATCCAGGACTTGCAGGGCAACCGGCAGCTCAGCGGACGGATCTTCGATCAATTGGCGCGCACGCTCCCGGACGGGGTGTACTTCACCGACGTGAAAATGGTCGGCAAGACCCTGTCGATCAGTGGCGCGGCGGAATCCAACAACCGGGTTTCCGAGCTGATGCGCAACCTCGACGCCTCCGACTGGTTCGACGCCCCGAGCCTGAACGAGGTGAAGGCGACATCGGCCGATCAACTGGAACAGTCCAACACCTTCGAGCTGACCGTTCGTCAAACCCAGCCAAAGGTCGGGGAGGACGACCGATGA
- a CDS encoding pilus assembly protein PilM → MLGLFKKKTNALLGIDISSTSVKLLELSRHGNRYRVEAYAVEPLPASAVVEKNIAELEGVGQALSRVLVKARTGLKSVAVAVAGSAVITKVIEMDAGLSDDELENQLKIEADQYIPYPLDEVAIDFEVQGVSPRNPERVSVLLAACRKENVEVREAALALAGLTARVVDVEAYALERSFGLLATQLAASQERLTVAVVDIGATMTTLSVLHNGKIIYTREQLFGGRQLTEEIQRRYGLTVEQAGLAKKQGGLPDDYISEVLQPFREALVQQVSRSLQFFFASGQYNAVDHILLAGGTASVPGLDRLIEQRLNTPTQVANPFADMALSSKVNAGALASDAPALMIACGLALRSFD, encoded by the coding sequence GTGCTGGGACTCTTCAAGAAAAAGACCAACGCGTTACTGGGCATCGACATCAGTTCCACTTCGGTGAAGCTGCTGGAACTGAGCCGCCACGGCAATCGCTACCGGGTCGAGGCCTATGCGGTGGAGCCGTTGCCGGCCAGTGCCGTGGTCGAAAAGAACATCGCCGAACTCGAGGGCGTGGGCCAGGCCCTGAGCCGGGTGCTGGTCAAGGCGCGTACGGGTCTCAAAAGCGTGGCGGTGGCGGTGGCCGGTTCGGCGGTCATCACCAAGGTCATCGAGATGGACGCCGGGCTGTCCGACGACGAGCTGGAAAACCAGCTGAAGATCGAAGCCGACCAATACATTCCCTATCCGCTCGATGAAGTCGCGATCGACTTCGAAGTCCAGGGCGTGTCGCCGCGCAACCCGGAACGGGTCAGCGTGCTGTTGGCCGCCTGTCGCAAGGAAAACGTCGAGGTGCGTGAAGCAGCGCTGGCGCTTGCCGGGCTGACCGCGCGCGTGGTGGACGTTGAAGCCTATGCGCTGGAGCGCTCGTTCGGCCTGCTGGCGACCCAACTGGCCGCCTCCCAGGAACGCCTCACGGTCGCGGTGGTGGACATCGGTGCGACCATGACCACGCTCAGTGTCCTGCACAACGGCAAGATCATTTATACCCGCGAGCAATTGTTCGGCGGCCGCCAGCTCACCGAAGAGATCCAGCGCCGCTACGGCCTGACCGTCGAGCAGGCGGGGCTGGCGAAAAAGCAGGGCGGGCTGCCCGACGATTACATCAGCGAGGTCTTGCAACCGTTTCGCGAGGCGCTGGTACAGCAAGTCTCTCGTTCGTTGCAGTTCTTCTTCGCTTCCGGCCAGTACAACGCGGTCGACCATATTCTGCTGGCCGGCGGCACGGCCTCGGTGCCCGGCCTGGATCGCCTGATCGAACAGCGCCTGAACACCCCGACCCAGGTCGCCAACCCGTTTGCCGACATGGCCCTGAGCAGCAAGGTCAATGCCGGGGCGCTGGCCAGCGACGCGCCGGCCCTGATGATTGCTTGCGGGCTCGCGCTCAGGAGTTTCGACTAA
- a CDS encoding penicillin-binding protein 1A has translation MRLLKFFGWSIVAVFCGLLLSLSGAFLYLSPGLPSVEALRSIQLQIPLRVYSSDDKLIAEFGEMRRTPIRFADIPPNFINALLSAEDDNFANHYGVDPSSLMRAATQLIKSGHIQSGGSTITMQVAKNFFLTSERSFSRKTTEILLALQIERQLTKDEILELYVNKIYLGNRAYGIEAAAQVYYGKSIRDVSLAQMAMIAGLPKAPSRFNPLANPARSKERRDWILGRMYKLGKISEADYTAAINEPLNASYHVPTPEVNAPYIAEMARAEMVGRYGSDAYTEGFRVTTTVPSNLQEMANTALHEGLMTYDQRHGYRGPESRLPGKTREAWASELTKQRTISSLEPAIVTQVDKAGLQVLTRTGEEHVAWDTMKWARPFLNTNSMGPNPRQPADVAQVGDLIRVQRQKDNSLKFSQIPQAQGALVSLDPQNGAIRSLVGGFAFEQSNYNRAMQAKRQPGSSFKPFVYSAALDNGYTAASLVNDAPIVFVDEYLDKVWRPKNDTNTFLGPIRLREALYKSRNLVSIRLLQAMGVGKTIDYITRFGFNKQDLPPNLSLALGTATLTPMEIATGWSTFANGGYKISPYIIDKIESRNGDTLFVANPPTVPQGGSATDGIAAPNTESFTVNAAPVAGEAAGSPAVPQAPAVAERIVDARTTYILNSMLQDVIKLGTGRRALAMGRSDIAGKTGTTNESKDAWFSGYNADYVTTVWTGFDQPESLGRREFGGTVALPIWMNYMSAALKDKPPHVQPEPEGLLSLRVDPVSGRAASPSTPGAYFELFKAEDTPPSVNELGNGVVPGSPLPADEQAPIDLF, from the coding sequence ATTCGTCTGCTGAAATTTTTCGGTTGGTCCATCGTCGCCGTTTTCTGCGGACTGCTATTGAGTCTCAGCGGCGCGTTTCTTTACCTTAGTCCGGGTTTGCCGTCTGTGGAGGCGCTGAGAAGCATTCAGTTGCAGATTCCCCTGCGGGTCTACAGCAGCGACGACAAGTTGATCGCAGAGTTTGGCGAAATGCGCCGAACGCCGATCCGTTTCGCCGACATTCCGCCCAATTTCATTAATGCGTTACTAAGTGCTGAAGACGACAATTTCGCCAACCATTACGGCGTCGATCCAAGCAGCCTGATGCGCGCGGCGACCCAGTTGATCAAGAGCGGGCACATTCAGTCCGGCGGCAGCACCATCACCATGCAGGTGGCGAAGAACTTCTTCCTCACCAGCGAGCGCAGCTTCTCGCGCAAAACCACCGAAATTCTTCTGGCCCTGCAGATCGAGCGACAGCTGACCAAGGACGAGATCCTTGAGCTGTACGTCAACAAGATCTATCTGGGCAACCGCGCCTACGGCATCGAAGCGGCGGCGCAGGTGTATTACGGCAAGTCGATCCGTGACGTCAGTCTGGCGCAGATGGCAATGATTGCCGGCCTGCCAAAGGCACCGTCGCGCTTCAACCCGCTGGCCAACCCGGCACGCAGCAAAGAGCGCCGCGACTGGATCCTCGGGCGCATGTACAAGCTGGGCAAAATCAGCGAAGCCGACTACACCGCCGCGATCAACGAGCCGCTGAACGCCAGCTACCACGTGCCGACTCCGGAAGTGAACGCGCCGTATATCGCTGAAATGGCCCGCGCCGAAATGGTCGGGCGCTATGGCAGCGACGCCTACACCGAAGGCTTTCGCGTCACCACCACGGTGCCGAGCAACCTGCAGGAAATGGCCAACACCGCGCTGCACGAAGGCTTGATGACTTACGACCAGCGTCACGGCTACCGTGGCCCCGAGTCGCGCCTGCCGGGCAAGACCCGCGAGGCCTGGGCCAGCGAATTGACCAAACAGCGCACCATCAGCAGCCTGGAACCGGCCATTGTCACTCAGGTCGACAAGGCCGGCCTGCAAGTGCTGACGCGTACCGGTGAAGAACACGTGGCCTGGGACACCATGAAATGGGCGCGACCCTTCCTTAACACCAACAGCATGGGTCCCAACCCGCGCCAGCCAGCCGATGTCGCGCAGGTCGGCGACCTGATTCGGGTGCAGCGCCAGAAGGACAACTCGCTCAAGTTCAGCCAGATTCCGCAGGCCCAGGGCGCGCTGGTGTCGCTGGATCCGCAGAACGGCGCGATCCGCTCGCTGGTCGGCGGTTTCGCGTTCGAGCAGAGCAATTACAACCGCGCCATGCAGGCCAAGCGTCAGCCGGGCTCGAGCTTCAAGCCGTTCGTCTACAGCGCCGCGCTGGACAACGGCTACACCGCTGCCAGCCTGGTGAACGATGCGCCGATCGTGTTCGTCGACGAGTATCTGGACAAGGTCTGGCGGCCGAAGAACGACACCAACACCTTCCTCGGCCCGATCCGTTTGCGTGAAGCGCTGTACAAGTCGCGCAACCTGGTGTCGATCCGCTTGCTGCAAGCGATGGGTGTGGGCAAGACCATCGACTACATCACCCGCTTCGGCTTCAACAAGCAGGACCTGCCGCCGAACCTGTCGCTGGCACTGGGCACCGCGACGCTGACGCCGATGGAAATCGCCACCGGCTGGAGTACGTTTGCCAACGGCGGCTACAAGATCAGCCCGTACATCATCGACAAGATCGAAAGCCGCAACGGCGACACGCTGTTTGTCGCCAACCCGCCGACCGTACCGCAAGGCGGCTCGGCGACCGACGGCATCGCCGCACCGAACACCGAATCGTTCACGGTCAACGCCGCTCCGGTTGCGGGTGAAGCCGCGGGTAGTCCAGCGGTGCCGCAAGCGCCAGCAGTGGCTGAACGCATCGTCGATGCGCGCACTACCTACATTCTCAACAGCATGTTGCAGGACGTGATCAAGCTCGGCACCGGCCGGCGCGCGCTGGCCATGGGCCGTAGCGATATCGCCGGCAAAACCGGTACGACCAACGAGTCGAAAGACGCCTGGTTCTCCGGTTACAACGCCGATTACGTGACCACGGTCTGGACCGGTTTCGACCAGCCGGAAAGCCTCGGTCGTCGTGAGTTCGGCGGCACCGTGGCGCTGCCGATCTGGATGAATTACATGTCGGCCGCGCTGAAAGACAAGCCGCCGCATGTGCAGCCTGAGCCGGAAGGTTTGCTCAGCCTGCGGGTGGATCCGGTCAGTGGCCGTGCAGCGTCGCCGAGCACACCGGGCGCGTACTTCGAGCTGTTCAAGGCTGAAGACACGCCGCCATCGGTGAACGAGCTGGGCAACGGCGTAGTGCCGGGCAGTCCGTTGCCGGCGGATGAACAGGCGCCGATCGATTTGTTCTGA
- a CDS encoding IS110 family transposase: protein MAMRVSKAIVGVDVAKAELVIYLADPDLLTSITNEKLAIKRWLKTLAGPTAIAVEATNIYHVDLVELAHESGHDVYIIDGFQLSNYRKSIGGRSKTDASDARLLARFLKNEGEDLRPWTPPPAVYGKLQSLLRRRASLIRAKTSLTQSWANDASLKGVFATFIKSIERLDLLVQKKLKEVLREAGLLEEVARCQAIEGIGFLTATALVMAYNRGDFTSGDSYIAFLGMDLRVSDSGQKNGRRYLTKRGCSEVRRLLHNAAMSACRSNAWKEFYNHHLSCGKATTQVLVMLGRKLARIAFALMKNQSEYQSKGGVMA from the coding sequence GTGGCAATGCGCGTGTCGAAGGCAATCGTGGGCGTGGACGTCGCCAAAGCTGAACTCGTTATTTATTTAGCAGATCCAGATCTGCTCACCTCGATAACCAATGAAAAGCTGGCCATAAAGCGCTGGCTTAAAACATTGGCGGGGCCCACTGCGATAGCTGTTGAGGCGACAAATATTTATCACGTCGACTTGGTTGAGTTGGCTCATGAGTCAGGTCACGACGTCTACATCATCGACGGTTTTCAACTAAGTAATTATCGTAAAAGTATCGGTGGTCGCAGTAAAACGGACGCATCTGACGCCCGTCTTCTCGCCCGTTTTTTAAAAAACGAAGGTGAGGATCTGCGACCTTGGACCCCACCTCCGGCAGTCTACGGCAAGCTGCAAAGCCTTCTACGACGCAGAGCTTCGCTGATACGGGCCAAAACCAGCCTGACCCAGAGCTGGGCAAATGACGCCAGTTTGAAAGGCGTGTTCGCAACTTTCATAAAGTCTATAGAACGGCTGGATTTACTTGTTCAGAAAAAACTCAAGGAAGTCTTGCGCGAAGCTGGTTTGCTGGAAGAGGTTGCCAGATGCCAAGCCATCGAAGGTATAGGTTTTCTAACTGCAACTGCTTTGGTCATGGCATACAACCGAGGCGACTTTACCAGCGGGGACTCTTATATAGCGTTCTTAGGCATGGACCTGAGAGTGAGTGACTCGGGTCAAAAAAATGGCCGTAGATATTTAACCAAGCGAGGATGCTCGGAGGTACGTCGATTACTGCATAACGCCGCCATGTCAGCCTGCCGATCAAATGCCTGGAAAGAGTTCTACAACCATCATCTCAGTTGCGGAAAAGCGACTACACAGGTGCTGGTGATGCTCGGCCGTAAACTTGCTCGAATAGCGTTCGCCCTGATGAAAAACCAGAGCGAATACCAATCGAAAGGGGGAGTTATGGCTTGA